In Synergistaceae bacterium, a single window of DNA contains:
- a CDS encoding acyl-CoA thioesterase, with translation MKKEYKLTKTIRVRYAETDRMGIVYNANYFCWFEIARTELCRLWGTPYTKWEEDGLFLPVVESHCRYKHPALYDDEVQLWCRVSEIKPHTVTFEYRILRASDYKLIAEGWTKHGCTNKEGRLYKKLHPFYIWISSHNSEVQE, from the coding sequence ATGAAGAAAGAATATAAATTAACCAAAACAATAAGAGTGCGTTACGCTGAAACGGACAGGATGGGAATAGTTTATAACGCCAACTATTTCTGTTGGTTTGAAATAGCACGTACAGAACTTTGTCGACTTTGGGGCACACCCTACACTAAATGGGAAGAGGATGGGTTATTTCTTCCTGTAGTGGAATCTCACTGTAGATACAAACATCCCGCTCTTTATGACGATGAGGTACAGCTTTGGTGCCGCGTGTCAGAAATAAAGCCTCACACAGTTACATTCGAATATAGAATATTGCGTGCTTCAGACTACAAACTCATCGCGGAAGGATGGACCAAACATGGGTGTACAAATAAAGAGGGACGTCTGTACAAAAAACTACATCCATTTTATATTTGGATTAGCTCACACAATTCAGAGGTACAAGAGTAG